The Flaviramulus sp. BrNp1-15 genome has a window encoding:
- a CDS encoding murein hydrolase activator EnvC, which translates to MIIKLRTYKALLLLCFLLCGTLSFSQNNKQKELETRRQELRREIQKINELRAENKSKEKSQLSLIEDFNYKISVLSNLIKVTNQQANLLTREINSNQNKITNLRDELTALKEDYATMIVKSYKSKNQQSRIMFLLSSNNFKQAYKRLQYIKQYSDHQKKQGETIKAKTLELQEINKNLLKQQENKKKLITENRVVQKSLESERKEHETLMKSIRKNLSMYASQIKQKQREADRIDREIDKIIKAAIAASNKKPGVTKTTNSTNFALTPEEKVLASNFISNKGKLPWPVEKGYVKLGYGTQRHPIDKSLTIKSNGVRIATEKDAKVMAIFDGEVSEVLKMRNVNPIVMIRHGNYLTVYRNLSHVYVKKGDKVKTKQVIGEVFTNPSNGETILRFTLSKGTSTENPANWIYKM; encoded by the coding sequence ATGATAATTAAACTACGTACATATAAAGCATTATTGTTGCTATGTTTTTTGTTATGTGGCACATTAAGTTTTTCTCAGAATAATAAGCAAAAAGAGCTTGAAACACGCCGTCAGGAATTACGAAGAGAAATTCAAAAAATTAATGAGTTGCGTGCAGAAAATAAGTCTAAAGAAAAATCGCAACTATCACTTATTGAAGATTTTAACTATAAAATAAGTGTACTGTCTAATTTAATTAAAGTCACTAACCAGCAAGCTAATTTATTAACTCGAGAAATTAATTCAAACCAAAATAAAATCACCAATCTAAGAGATGAGTTAACGGCGTTAAAAGAAGATTATGCTACCATGATTGTTAAGTCTTATAAAAGCAAAAACCAACAGAGTAGAATTATGTTTTTGCTGTCTTCTAACAATTTTAAACAGGCTTATAAAAGGTTGCAGTATATAAAGCAATACTCAGACCATCAAAAGAAGCAAGGTGAAACTATAAAGGCAAAAACCCTAGAGTTACAGGAAATAAATAAGAATTTATTAAAGCAACAAGAAAACAAGAAAAAGCTAATTACAGAAAATAGAGTGGTACAAAAATCATTAGAATCAGAGCGTAAAGAGCACGAGACTCTAATGAAATCTATAAGAAAAAATTTATCAATGTATGCTTCTCAAATAAAACAAAAACAGCGAGAAGCCGATAGAATTGATAGAGAAATAGATAAGATTATTAAAGCAGCTATTGCGGCATCGAATAAAAAACCTGGAGTTACTAAAACTACAAATTCAACAAATTTTGCATTAACTCCAGAAGAAAAGGTTTTAGCATCTAATTTTATATCTAACAAAGGCAAACTGCCTTGGCCAGTAGAAAAAGGTTATGTTAAGTTAGGTTATGGCACACAACGTCACCCTATTGATAAATCATTAACTATAAAAAGTAATGGCGTTCGTATTGCTACAGAAAAAGACGCTAAAGTAATGGCTATTTTTGATGGTGAAGTAAGTGAAGTTCTTAAAATGAGAAACGTAAACCCTATAGTGATGATTCGTCATGGAAATTATTTAACGGTTTACAGAAACTTATCTCATGTTTACGTTAAAAAAGGAGATAAAGTAAAAACAAAACAAGTAATAGGAGAAGTGTTTACTAACCCTTCAAATGGAGAAACGATTTTAAGATTCACCTTATCTAAAGGAACAAGCACCGAGAATCCAGCAAACTGGATTTATAAAATGTGA
- a CDS encoding sugar phosphate nucleotidyltransferase: MKIIVPMAGRGSRLRPHSLTVPKPLIPVAGQPIVHRLVKDIAKVLKQPIEEIAFVLGDPAWFGDDVVSSLEDLAKGLGAKASIYRQDKPLGTGHAIMCAEPSLSGPAVIAYADTLIRAEFDLDPEADSVIWTKQVENPEAYGVVKLNEKQEIIELVEKPETFVSDQAVIGIYYFKDVAVLKEKLQEILDENVMNGGEYQINDGIKRMMADGKVFKTGTVDEWMDCGNKAITIETNQRMLGFLKADAEEQLVAASAKLENSKIIEPCFIGENVVLKNTTIGPFVSVGNSCVIENSNVKNSLIQTHTTIKNANLDNAMIGNHVKYNGDFTSISIGDYSVLE; the protein is encoded by the coding sequence ATGAAAATAATAGTACCAATGGCAGGACGTGGTTCACGTCTACGCCCGCATAGTTTAACTGTACCAAAACCATTAATTCCTGTTGCAGGTCAACCAATTGTTCATAGACTTGTAAAAGATATAGCTAAAGTATTAAAGCAGCCAATCGAAGAAATTGCATTTGTTTTAGGAGATCCTGCATGGTTTGGTGACGATGTGGTATCTAGTTTAGAAGACTTAGCTAAAGGTTTAGGTGCTAAAGCATCGATTTATCGTCAAGATAAACCTCTTGGTACTGGACATGCTATTATGTGTGCAGAACCATCATTATCGGGTCCTGCTGTAATTGCTTATGCAGATACTTTAATTCGTGCAGAGTTTGATTTAGACCCAGAAGCAGATAGTGTTATTTGGACAAAGCAAGTAGAAAACCCTGAGGCTTATGGAGTTGTTAAACTTAATGAAAAACAGGAAATTATTGAACTGGTTGAAAAACCAGAAACTTTTGTTAGTGACCAAGCTGTAATTGGGATTTATTACTTTAAAGATGTTGCAGTTTTAAAGGAAAAACTACAAGAAATTCTTGATGAAAACGTTATGAATGGTGGCGAATATCAAATTAACGATGGTATAAAACGTATGATGGCAGATGGTAAAGTTTTTAAAACAGGAACTGTTGACGAATGGATGGACTGCGGGAACAAAGCTATAACCATAGAAACTAACCAGCGTATGCTTGGGTTTTTAAAAGCAGATGCAGAAGAACAATTAGTAGCTGCATCGGCAAAATTAGAGAATTCAAAAATTATTGAACCTTGTTTTATTGGTGAAAATGTGGTGCTTAAAAATACAACCATAGGACCTTTCGTTTCAGTTGGTAATAGTTGTGTTATTGAAAATTCAAACGTTAAAAATAGTTTAATTCAAACGCATACCACTATAAAAAATGCTAATTTAGATAATGCCATGATAGGTAATCATGTTAAATACAATGGCGATTTTACAAGCATAAGCATTGGAGATTATTCTGTTTTAGAATAA
- a CDS encoding lipopolysaccharide assembly protein LapB, whose translation MKKQIYILFLFFGILIPLTNYAQVDFNVKPNDDLGDNEDEFQELFYEALKQKGIENYDRSIEALLKCLDINNDVPVLYFELGKNYNKLKNFGAAEDALKKAVSKEPDNEWFLDELYGFYVSQNEHDKAIKTIKQLVKYHPDYKEDLASLYVRVEKYDDALEILDELDNEFGVSISRDILRNRIYKVTGRKKDQIKNLEERVENNPDKESNYLALIFRYSENNEKEKAFETAKELLKINPNSQLVHLALYKFYLDDNDAEKAIESMKIVVKSTEIKPEAKLKVLTDFVQFVSENPQYETDLVEATAMVSDTNNSKTLIELGQYHLAKNNKAKALEYFETALQLEPNNFNVLRNVMLLYLDLQKYDDAEKMSSEAVENYPAQPLFYLIHGVALNAINQPKKAIESLEIGLDYIIDDTKMEADFYNQLSKAYTQLNNTVKAKAFTDKAKQLENSN comes from the coding sequence ATGAAAAAACAAATCTACATTCTTTTCCTTTTCTTCGGAATATTAATTCCGCTGACTAACTATGCGCAAGTAGATTTTAATGTGAAACCTAATGACGATTTAGGTGATAATGAGGATGAGTTTCAAGAACTTTTTTATGAAGCTTTAAAACAAAAAGGTATTGAAAATTATGACAGATCTATTGAAGCTCTTTTAAAATGCCTTGATATAAATAATGATGTACCTGTCTTATATTTTGAATTAGGTAAAAATTATAATAAGCTTAAAAATTTTGGTGCTGCTGAAGATGCGCTAAAAAAAGCAGTAAGTAAAGAGCCCGATAACGAATGGTTTTTAGATGAATTATATGGTTTCTATGTATCGCAAAACGAACATGATAAAGCTATAAAAACAATTAAACAGCTTGTTAAATATCATCCAGATTATAAAGAAGATTTAGCTTCGCTTTATGTTAGAGTTGAAAAATACGATGATGCTTTAGAAATTTTAGATGAACTAGATAATGAATTTGGTGTTTCGATATCTCGTGATATTCTTCGAAATAGAATTTATAAAGTTACCGGTCGTAAAAAAGATCAAATTAAAAATTTAGAAGAACGAGTTGAGAATAATCCAGATAAAGAGTCGAATTATTTAGCATTAATTTTCCGCTACAGCGAAAACAACGAAAAAGAAAAAGCTTTTGAAACTGCAAAAGAACTTCTTAAAATAAACCCTAATTCGCAATTGGTACATTTGGCATTATATAAGTTTTATTTAGATGATAATGATGCTGAAAAGGCTATTGAGTCTATGAAAATTGTGGTTAAAAGCACAGAAATAAAACCCGAAGCAAAGCTTAAAGTGTTAACTGATTTCGTTCAGTTTGTTAGTGAAAACCCACAATACGAAACAGATTTGGTAGAAGCTACAGCTATGGTTAGCGACACTAACAATAGCAAAACACTTATTGAATTAGGGCAATATCATTTAGCAAAAAATAACAAAGCAAAAGCATTAGAATATTTTGAAACGGCTTTACAATTAGAGCCTAATAATTTTAATGTATTAAGAAATGTTATGCTATTGTATTTAGATTTGCAGAAGTATGATGATGCCGAAAAAATGAGTAGCGAAGCGGTTGAAAACTATCCAGCACAACCATTATTTTATTTAATACATGGTGTAGCATTAAATGCAATAAACCAGCCTAAAAAGGCTATTGAGTCTTTAGAAATTGGATTAGATTATATTATAGACGATACTAAAATGGAAGCCGATTTCTATAACCAATTAAGTAAAGCCTACACGCAATTAAACAATACTGTTAAAGCAAAAGCGTTTACAGATAAAGCAAAACAACTAGAAAATTCTAATTAA
- a CDS encoding acyl-CoA thioesterase has protein sequence MQAKTPEESRTILTDMVLPGETNPLNNLFGGELLARMDRAASISARRHSRRIVVTASVNHVAFNHAVPLGSVVTVEAKVSRAFKTSMEVFIDVWIEDRESGKKTKANEAIYTFVAVDATGRPIAVPEVMPETDLEKERFAAALRRKQLSLLLAGKIKPNEASELKALFD, from the coding sequence ATGCAAGCAAAAACTCCCGAAGAATCAAGAACGATATTGACCGATATGGTCTTACCTGGTGAAACCAATCCTTTAAATAATTTATTTGGTGGCGAATTGCTAGCACGTATGGATCGTGCAGCAAGTATTTCAGCAAGGCGCCATAGCCGACGTATTGTTGTAACGGCTTCTGTAAATCATGTAGCCTTTAATCATGCAGTTCCTCTTGGTAGTGTTGTTACTGTAGAAGCTAAGGTTTCTCGTGCTTTTAAGACGTCTATGGAGGTGTTTATTGATGTTTGGATAGAAGACCGAGAGTCTGGTAAAAAAACTAAAGCAAATGAAGCTATTTATACGTTTGTGGCTGTTGATGCAACCGGTAGACCAATTGCAGTTCCTGAAGTTATGCCTGAAACCGATTTAGAGAAAGAACGTTTTGCTGCTGCTTTACGCCGAAAACAATTAAGTTTACTATTAGCGGGTAAAATAAAACCGAATGAAGCTTCAGAGCTTAAAGCTTTGTTTGATTAA
- the dut gene encoding dUTP diphosphatase: MQIKIVNKSNHPLPHYETIASAGMDLRAKINESIILKPLERTIVKTGLFIELPIGFEAQVRPRSGLAAKKGITVLNAPGTVDADYRGEIGVILVNLSNEDFTIENGERIAQLVIAKHERAEWNAVETLSETSRGEGGFGSTGVK, translated from the coding sequence ATGCAAATTAAAATAGTAAATAAATCCAATCACCCTTTACCTCATTACGAAACTATAGCATCTGCTGGTATGGACTTACGAGCTAAGATCAATGAATCTATAATTTTAAAACCTTTAGAAAGAACTATTGTAAAAACAGGTTTGTTTATAGAATTGCCAATAGGTTTTGAAGCTCAAGTTCGCCCAAGAAGCGGATTAGCTGCTAAAAAAGGAATTACGGTTTTAAATGCTCCCGGAACTGTTGATGCCGATTATAGAGGAGAAATAGGTGTGATTCTTGTAAATCTTTCAAATGAAGATTTCACAATTGAAAATGGCGAACGTATAGCTCAATTAGTAATTGCAAAACATGAACGCGCCGAGTGGAATGCGGTGGAAACATTATCTGAAACATCACGTGGTGAAGGCGGATTTGGGAGTACTGGAGTAAAATAA
- a CDS encoding oligosaccharide flippase family protein translates to MGGLKILFKQTFIYGLATVLPRMLSFLLVPLYTTKGVLSSVSEYGKVSVIFSYFVLFNVVLAYGMETAFFRFFNKEDDKQSVTGTSAISLIVSSIAFFVLALIFQNQVASYIDIDVKYINLVIWILLLDALVIIPFAWLRATQKPMRYAVIKILNVVINLGLNLFFLLALKDLATSSTFFESLYKPNFEISYIFIANLIASAVTLVLMFPFYTKIKYVFDSALWKTMLRYALPVLIAGIAFSINETFDRILLKELLPPNIAETDIGMYSACYKIALFMTLFATAYRLGIEPFFFSHAKSENPQKNYAKILEFFVAFGSVILLTVVVFADILKLVIVRDEAYWEAMWVVPIILLANFCLGIYHNLSVWYKITDRTKFGAYISIIGAIVTLAINIFFIKEYSYKASAIATLCAYSIMMFLSYYFGKKYYPIPYNLKKIALYLILSIVFSVISFYQFRGNYIIGITMLIVFLGIIYFSEKNEIKQLLKR, encoded by the coding sequence TTGGGCGGACTCAAAATTTTATTTAAGCAAACTTTTATCTATGGCTTAGCAACGGTATTACCAAGAATGCTGAGCTTTTTATTAGTGCCGCTTTATACCACAAAAGGTGTTCTATCTTCAGTATCTGAATATGGAAAAGTGTCTGTTATTTTTTCGTATTTCGTACTATTTAATGTTGTTTTGGCATATGGTATGGAAACTGCTTTTTTTAGGTTTTTTAATAAAGAAGATGATAAACAAAGTGTTACAGGCACATCGGCAATTTCATTAATTGTTTCTTCAATTGCATTTTTCGTATTAGCGTTAATATTTCAAAATCAAGTAGCGAGTTATATTGATATTGATGTAAAATATATCAATTTAGTTATTTGGATATTGCTACTAGATGCCTTGGTTATTATTCCTTTTGCGTGGTTAAGAGCCACACAAAAACCAATGCGTTACGCTGTAATTAAAATACTCAATGTAGTTATCAATTTGGGGTTAAATCTCTTTTTCTTATTAGCGTTAAAAGACTTAGCTACAAGCAGCACTTTTTTTGAAAGTCTTTATAAACCAAATTTTGAAATCAGTTATATTTTCATAGCAAACCTTATAGCAAGTGCGGTGACTTTAGTTTTAATGTTTCCGTTTTACACAAAAATCAAATATGTATTTGACTCTGCATTATGGAAAACAATGCTTCGTTATGCTTTGCCAGTGCTAATTGCGGGTATAGCGTTTTCAATAAACGAAACATTTGATAGAATTTTACTAAAGGAATTATTGCCTCCTAATATAGCAGAAACTGATATTGGTATGTATTCAGCTTGTTATAAAATAGCGTTGTTTATGACACTGTTTGCGACTGCTTATAGATTGGGCATAGAACCTTTCTTTTTCAGTCATGCTAAAAGTGAAAATCCTCAAAAAAATTATGCAAAAATATTAGAATTTTTTGTGGCTTTCGGTTCTGTTATTTTACTTACAGTAGTCGTTTTTGCAGATATATTAAAATTAGTAATTGTAAGAGATGAAGCTTATTGGGAAGCTATGTGGGTGGTGCCTATAATACTGTTAGCAAATTTTTGTTTAGGTATTTATCACAACCTTTCTGTATGGTATAAAATTACAGATAGAACTAAATTTGGAGCATATATCTCAATTATTGGCGCGATTGTAACTTTGGCTATTAACATCTTCTTTATAAAAGAATACAGTTATAAAGCTTCAGCAATAGCAACTTTATGTGCATATTCAATTATGATGTTTTTATCATATTATTTCGGAAAAAAATATTACCCAATTCCCTATAATCTTAAAAAAATAGCATTGTATTTAATACTTTCAATTGTTTTTTCTGTTATATCATTTTATCAATTTAGAGGAAATTATATCATTGGAATAACGATGTTAATTGTATTTTTGGGAATCATTTATTTTTCAGAAAAGAACGAAATAAAACAATTGTTAAAACGATAA
- a CDS encoding SPOR domain-containing protein, which translates to MQLETYISDLLYRYECVTIPNFGAFLTQRVSATIDDNTNTFYAPKKVVSFNEQIQKNDGLLAHYIADIEKIPFEIANKKIAKRVKILKSYLTQGETLTFKNIGEIVFNSEGKILFEPSYHLNYLTDSFGLTQFVSPLVTREVYKEEVETIEKVIPIAVTTEKRKTRPYLKYAAIAFIALTLGGLGASKFYVNQIETHNQLAQEEATKQLDSKIQQATFSLNPLPAITLNVTKQTGNYHIVAGAFRIEENCDKKIKQLKADGFSPRKIGVNKYGLHQVVYGSYETGAEALKAIREIRKTHNKDAWLLVKKLD; encoded by the coding sequence TCTGCAACCATTGATGATAATACAAACACATTTTATGCACCAAAAAAAGTGGTGTCTTTTAATGAGCAAATACAAAAAAATGATGGCTTATTAGCACATTATATTGCTGATATTGAGAAAATTCCTTTTGAAATTGCTAATAAAAAAATAGCAAAACGTGTTAAAATTTTAAAATCTTATTTAACACAAGGTGAAACACTTACATTTAAAAACATAGGTGAAATAGTATTTAATAGCGAAGGTAAAATTTTGTTTGAGCCTTCTTATCACCTAAACTACTTAACCGATTCTTTTGGATTAACGCAATTTGTGTCACCATTAGTAACTCGTGAGGTTTATAAAGAAGAAGTAGAAACTATTGAAAAAGTAATTCCTATTGCTGTAACTACAGAAAAGCGTAAAACCAGACCATATTTAAAATATGCTGCTATCGCTTTTATAGCTTTAACATTAGGTGGATTGGGAGCTTCAAAGTTTTATGTAAACCAAATTGAAACTCACAACCAATTAGCTCAAGAAGAAGCTACTAAACAATTAGATTCTAAAATACAACAAGCTACTTTTAGTTTAAATCCGCTTCCTGCAATTACCTTAAATGTTACTAAGCAAACAGGAAATTACCATATAGTTGCCGGTGCTTTTAGAATTGAGGAAAACTGCGATAAAAAAATTAAGCAACTTAAAGCAGATGGGTTTAGCCCTAGAAAAATTGGGGTGAATAAATACGGATTACATCAAGTGGTTTATGGTAGTTACGAAACAGGAGCAGAAGCCTTAAAAGCTATTCGTGAAATAAGAAAAACACATAATAAAGACGCTTGGTTACTAGTTAAAAAACTAGATTAG
- a CDS encoding DUF4292 domain-containing protein, producing MNKRSLIILTLFMVFAFGCKSAKTISNGEANYKLSTKQLIKENTKQNPNFNTLQSRLKITLIQNGKTQAHTVNFRAKKDEFLWINATFSVIRALVTPERVSFYNKLDNTYFDGDYKYLSNLLGTELDFQKVQNLLLGEAIFNLKNGDYKTSVNEGSYVLQPKNQRELFEIFFLLDPTHFKVKSQQISQPKEFRHLQIDYVSHQEVEKQILPENIKVIAVEANEEIILNLELKNVSLNEDLRFPFKIPSGFKEIKL from the coding sequence ATGAATAAACGTTCCCTTATCATTTTAACCTTATTTATGGTTTTTGCATTTGGTTGTAAATCTGCAAAAACAATTAGCAACGGAGAAGCCAATTATAAGTTGTCTACTAAGCAATTAATAAAAGAAAACACAAAACAAAATCCTAATTTTAATACGCTTCAGTCAAGGCTTAAAATAACACTTATCCAAAATGGAAAAACACAAGCACACACCGTAAATTTTAGAGCAAAAAAGGATGAGTTTTTGTGGATAAATGCTACGTTTTCGGTTATAAGAGCTTTGGTTACACCAGAAAGAGTTAGTTTTTATAATAAGTTAGACAACACCTATTTTGATGGCGATTACAAATATTTAAGTAATTTATTAGGAACAGAATTAGATTTTCAAAAGGTTCAAAATTTATTACTTGGAGAGGCCATTTTTAATTTAAAAAATGGCGATTATAAAACTTCTGTTAATGAAGGTTCTTACGTTCTTCAACCAAAAAATCAACGCGAATTATTTGAAATATTCTTCTTGTTAGACCCAACTCATTTTAAAGTAAAATCACAACAAATTAGTCAGCCAAAAGAGTTTAGACATTTACAGATTGATTATGTTTCGCATCAAGAAGTTGAAAAACAGATTTTACCCGAAAATATTAAGGTAATAGCTGTAGAGGCTAATGAAGAAATTATTCTAAATTTAGAATTAAAAAATGTATCCTTAAACGAAGATTTAAGATTTCCGTTTAAAATACCTTCTGGTTTTAAAGAGATAAAGCTTTAA